In Carya illinoinensis cultivar Pawnee chromosome 6, C.illinoinensisPawnee_v1, whole genome shotgun sequence, a single genomic region encodes these proteins:
- the LOC122313599 gene encoding uncharacterized protein LOC122313599, protein MVKDKFLGPDEFSMGFFQACWAILKDDLMKVFQEFYSAEKFEKSRNATFLALKQKKVGAAEIKEFRSISLVNGVYKIISKDFLWGGIVEEFKFYIVKREKERNEQMFKDKVRSMEELKAFFSETLCTWAIAVDFNGLDLHDFLLSIAPM, encoded by the exons ATGGTTAAAGACAAGTTCCTGGGTCCTGATGAGTTTTCAATGGGCTTTTTTCAAGCATGCTGGGCTATATTAAAGGATGATCTCATGAAGGTATTCCAGGAATTTTATTCAGctgaaaaatttgagaaaagccgaAATGCCACGTTCCTTGCATTGAAACAGAAAAAGGTAGGGGCTGCAGAGATTAAGGAATTCCGATCCATTAGCCTAGTAAATGGGGTATACAAGATTATTTCCAAG gattttttgtggggtggaataGTTGAGGAATTCAAATTCTACATAGTCAAGCGGGAGAAG GAGCGTAATGAACAAATGTTCAAGGACAAAGTGAGATCAATGGAGGaactaaaagctttcttttctgaaactctttgtacttgggccattgcTGTTGACTTTAATGGCTTAGATTTACATGATTTCCTTCTATCTATCGCTCCTATGTAG